The following proteins are encoded in a genomic region of Bernardetia sp. MNP-M8:
- the csm5 gene encoding type III-A CRISPR-associated RAMP protein Csm5 codes for MNLKTNNIYTIKLTTITPVSIGDGGVLSPLSDYIYDNGEICLINHKKFEEKIEEIYNAGNEEIITEYVNVIKQDTDKDKTKTLRSFIVDNLGVENWKEELCFSNTMKSNNRSNPRDIKTCLRNNQEPYISGSTLKGAIKGALLCEWLESDIEGKEEMKVFADSLDIVYHKKSIERKYTQLELNLYENIENTDTYMDFSLFKVTDTIPFSKFVLSVYNTHRVSIKKDKKSGIPITFQTINKNQSSRFDICIDKLTDIKNEHLTFLQKDDAIKILFQKINFFSYRLMYEDAGFIREHNSSRFREHIFFLESHLEELETLSKKPSSTCYIRIGSGKGYLNNSIGIPLLINHFDEFEKIVRAYYKDADPQKFPSTFTVTNDESQLPLGWVKLELID; via the coding sequence ATGAATCTGAAAACAAATAACATTTATACTATCAAACTGACCACCATTACACCTGTTTCGATTGGAGATGGTGGAGTTTTGTCGCCACTTTCAGATTATATTTATGATAATGGCGAAATTTGTTTGATAAATCATAAGAAGTTTGAAGAAAAAATAGAAGAAATTTATAATGCAGGAAATGAAGAAATAATTACGGAATATGTAAATGTTATAAAGCAAGATACAGATAAGGATAAAACAAAAACATTGAGGTCTTTTATTGTTGATAATTTAGGAGTAGAGAACTGGAAAGAAGAACTATGTTTTTCTAACACTATGAAAAGTAATAATCGTTCCAATCCTAGAGATATTAAAACCTGTTTAAGAAATAATCAAGAGCCATATATATCAGGAAGTACTTTGAAAGGAGCTATAAAGGGAGCTTTATTATGTGAATGGTTAGAAAGTGATATTGAAGGCAAGGAAGAAATGAAAGTTTTTGCAGATTCATTAGATATTGTTTACCATAAAAAAAGTATAGAGAGAAAATATACTCAACTTGAATTAAATCTATATGAAAATATTGAGAATACAGATACTTATATGGATTTCTCTCTATTCAAAGTAACTGACACCATACCTTTTTCTAAATTTGTATTATCTGTTTATAATACTCATAGAGTGTCAATCAAAAAGGATAAAAAAAGTGGAATTCCGATTACTTTTCAAACAATTAATAAGAATCAATCAAGTAGATTTGATATATGTATAGATAAACTGACAGATATTAAAAATGAACATTTAACTTTTTTACAAAAAGATGATGCAATAAAAATATTATTTCAGAAAATTAATTTCTTTTCTTACAGATTGATGTATGAAGATGCAGGATTTATAAGAGAACATAACAGTAGTAGATTTAGAGAACATATTTTCTTTTTAGAAAGTCATTTAGAAGAGTTAGAAACTCTTTCTAAAAAACCATCTTCCACATGTTATATAAGAATTGGTAGTGGAAAAGGCTATTTAAATAATTCTATTGGTATACCTCTACTAATAAATCACTTTGATGAGTTTGAAAAGATAGTAAGAGCATACTATAAAGACGCTGACCCACAAAAATTTCCAAGTACATTTACTGTTACTAATGATGAATCTCAACTCCCACTAGGTTGGGTAAAACTAGAATTAATAGACTAG